A section of the bacterium genome encodes:
- a CDS encoding acetyl-CoA carboxylase carboxyltransferase subunit alpha has translation MEKKYLDFEQPIEKLEKQLENLEIARQKKTSNKDATKIVQLKQQINENIREIFSNLTDWQIVQLARHPNRPHSLDYIENILDDFVELHGDRCYGDDPSMITGIAKFKGIPVVVIGHQKGRDTKDNIFRKFGMAHPEGYRKALRMFKLAEKMRCPIISFIDTPGANPDILAEERGQALTIANNLLEMSLLKTPIIAVVIGEGGSGGALGIGVADRLLMQEYAIYSVISPEGCASILWKTQKAVEEAAQVLKLTAGALFDMGIVDEIISEAPGGAHRNWETTFALLTESLDKNIREIKTINSAELVELRYKKYRNTGVFDEGEEDEET, from the coding sequence ATGGAAAAAAAATATCTTGACTTCGAGCAACCTATAGAGAAATTAGAGAAACAGTTGGAAAACCTTGAAATAGCAAGGCAGAAAAAAACTTCAAATAAAGATGCTACAAAAATAGTTCAACTGAAACAACAGATAAACGAAAATATAAGAGAGATTTTCTCAAACTTAACAGATTGGCAGATAGTCCAACTTGCTCGCCACCCTAATAGACCTCATTCGCTTGATTATATAGAAAATATACTTGACGATTTTGTTGAACTTCATGGTGATAGATGTTATGGGGATGACCCATCAATGATTACAGGTATCGCAAAATTTAAGGGTATCCCTGTTGTGGTGATAGGTCATCAGAAAGGAAGGGATACTAAAGACAATATTTTTAGAAAATTTGGCATGGCTCATCCCGAAGGATATAGAAAAGCGCTTAGAATGTTCAAACTTGCTGAAAAGATGCGTTGTCCAATAATTTCGTTTATAGATACTCCCGGGGCAAATCCAGATATATTAGCAGAAGAACGTGGACAGGCTTTAACAATAGCCAATAATTTGTTAGAGATGTCTCTCCTTAAAACACCTATTATAGCTGTTGTGATAGGGGAAGGAGGGAGTGGAGGCGCTTTGGGTATAGGCGTTGCAGATAGACTTCTTATGCAAGAATATGCAATATATTCAGTTATTTCTCCTGAAGGTTGTGCTTCTATTTTGTGGAAAACACAGAAAGCAGTAGAAGAAGCTGCTCAAGTATTAAAGTTGACAGCAGGCGCTCTGTTTGATATGGGAATTGTTGACGAAATAATCTCTGAAGCACCTGGTGGAGCGCATAGAAATTGGGAGACAACTTTTGCATTACTAACTGAATCATTAGATAAAAACATTAGAGAGATTAAGACCATAAATAGTGCGGAACTTGTAGAGTTAAGGTATAAAAAATATAGAAATACTGGAGTCTTTGATGAAGGAGAAGAAGATGAAGAAACTTAA